In the Armatimonadota bacterium genome, one interval contains:
- a CDS encoding sulfatase, producing the protein MNCIWITVDSFRQDHVGCYRPQGTTDPTAPGFKVHTPNIDRLAAQGVMCERLRNEALPTVPARRGMFTGRRVFPFAEEPTHKGMYITLPGWRPIPQNDVTVAEHLSANGYTCALICDCYHLMKPSQNFHRGFQCFQWERGQEYDMYQSQPLPEGYLARFLKPGTELTEARARVLTQYLRNQMYREGDEDYQAAKTFRSAIRWLERNSGSCPFYLHIESFDPHEPWEAPRRFIDMYDPRWDGPELIYANLYRREMLTDEEHHHVRARYAAECTMVDYWIGRLLDTVESLGLADDTLIILLSDHGKIIGEWGCYGMPQSCTGLELNAVPCILRHPAGENAGTRFASWLYNTDVTATMLSLLGLPDKPETDGKDFWPAVGAGLEFRDHAVVGHGEFVSVWEQDWLYLLDTQRGEDALYHLGEDPFRQTDLSERYPADRHRLEERVKWLTGSA; encoded by the coding sequence ATGAACTGCATCTGGATCACCGTGGACAGCTTCCGGCAGGACCACGTCGGCTGCTACAGGCCGCAAGGCACAACCGATCCTACCGCGCCCGGGTTCAAGGTCCACACGCCGAACATCGATCGCCTGGCCGCTCAGGGGGTGATGTGCGAGCGACTGCGCAATGAGGCTTTGCCAACTGTACCCGCCCGCAGGGGGATGTTCACCGGGCGCCGCGTGTTCCCGTTCGCTGAAGAGCCGACCCACAAGGGCATGTACATCACGCTCCCGGGCTGGCGACCAATTCCCCAGAACGATGTGACCGTCGCCGAGCACCTGTCGGCCAACGGCTATACCTGCGCTCTCATCTGCGACTGCTACCATCTCATGAAACCCTCGCAGAACTTCCACCGCGGTTTCCAGTGTTTCCAGTGGGAGCGCGGCCAGGAATATGACATGTACCAGAGTCAGCCCTTGCCGGAAGGCTATCTTGCGCGGTTTCTCAAACCAGGGACAGAGCTGACGGAGGCAAGGGCGCGTGTGCTCACCCAGTACCTGCGCAACCAGATGTACCGCGAGGGTGATGAGGACTACCAGGCGGCGAAGACTTTTCGTTCAGCCATCCGATGGCTGGAGCGCAACAGTGGATCGTGCCCTTTCTACCTGCACATTGAAAGCTTCGACCCCCACGAACCGTGGGAAGCGCCACGCCGGTTCATCGACATGTATGACCCCCGCTGGGACGGCCCGGAGTTGATCTACGCCAATCTGTACCGAAGAGAAATGCTCACCGATGAAGAACACCACCATGTTCGCGCAAGATATGCCGCGGAATGCACTATGGTGGACTACTGGATTGGTCGGTTGCTGGACACAGTGGAGTCCCTCGGACTGGCCGATGACACTCTGATCATCCTGTTGTCCGACCATGGCAAGATCATCGGCGAATGGGGCTGCTACGGGATGCCCCAGTCGTGTACTGGCCTGGAACTCAATGCGGTGCCGTGCATCCTGAGACATCCTGCTGGTGAGAACGCCGGCACACGGTTCGCGAGCTGGCTCTACAACACGGACGTGACGGCCACCATGCTGTCTCTGCTGGGCCTTCCTGACAAGCCTGAGACGGACGGCAAGGACTTCTGGCCGGCGGTCGGGGCGGGTCTTGAGTTCAGGGATCACGCAGTCGTGGGGCACGGCGAGTTCGTGTCGGTGTGGGAGCAAGACTGGCTGTACCTGCTGGATACCCAGCGCGGCGAAGACGCCCTGTATCATCTCGGAGAGGATCCCTTCCGGCAG